CGATGGTGGGGTGACATTTTTCGACAATGCCGAGGTCTACGCCGCCGGGCAGGCTGAGCGGGTCATGGGCAAGGCCCTGGCCGACCTGGGTTTTGCCCGCGACAGCTTCTGTGTCTCCAGTAAGGTCTATTGGGGGCCGACAACCTCGAACACCCACCCGACCACCCGCGGACTCTCCCGCAAGCATGTGACCGAGGTTTGCCATGCCGCGCTCAAGCGCTTGCGCGTGGATTACCTGGACCTGTATTTCTGCCACCGACCCGACCGGGAAACCCCCATCGCCGAGACGGTGGCCGCGATGACCGACCTCATCCGTCAGGGCAAGGTGCTTTATTGGGGCACCTCCGAGTGGACCGCCCGCGATATTGCGCTGGCGCACGCTGCCGCCCGGGAGTACGGACTCTACGCGCCCGTGGTGGAACAGCCGCAGTATAACCTCTTTCATCGCGCCCGGGTGGAGGTCGAGTACAGCCGGCTCTACGAAGACCCCGGTCTGGGCACCACTGTGTGGTCGCCCTTGGCCTCCGGACTGCTCTCGGGCAAGTACCTCGAAGGCGACCCCGGCGACACCCGTATCTCCATGCAGGGGATGGAGTGGCTGAAGGAGCGTTTCGAGGGGGAAGAGTTTGAGCAGAAGTGCAAAATCGTGGCCGAACTGGGCAACCTGGCTGGCGAACTCGGAACGACACTTCCCCGGCTGGGCCTGGCCTGGTGCCTGAAAAACCCGAATGTCAGCACCGCCATCATGGGCGCATCCAAAGTTTACCAGTTGGAGGAAAACCTCAAGGCGATGAACGACGTGGCACTGCTCACCGACGAGGTTATGGCGCG
The DNA window shown above is from Ruficoccus amylovorans and carries:
- a CDS encoding potassium channel beta subunit family protein translates to MEYRRLGKTGLKVSALSYGAWVTFGQQIDDETAKALIKTAYDGGVTFFDNAEVYAAGQAERVMGKALADLGFARDSFCVSSKVYWGPTTSNTHPTTRGLSRKHVTEVCHAALKRLRVDYLDLYFCHRPDRETPIAETVAAMTDLIRQGKVLYWGTSEWTARDIALAHAAAREYGLYAPVVEQPQYNLFHRARVEVEYSRLYEDPGLGTTVWSPLASGLLSGKYLEGDPGDTRISMQGMEWLKERFEGEEFEQKCKIVAELGNLAGELGTTLPRLGLAWCLKNPNVSTAIMGASKVYQLEENLKAMNDVALLTDEVMARIDAVAGTRPEPEPLF